Proteins found in one Limanda limanda chromosome 18, fLimLim1.1, whole genome shotgun sequence genomic segment:
- the ostm1 gene encoding osteopetrosis-associated transmembrane protein 1, with protein sequence MSLYRSCSFCVLLLTHVLSLVSGDTVNLTAVEPADRPALPSSPVFKPGSPGSLGLLASFPEDLEISSYCSEMLLLFGRRYDTYVNCLVPASRPVRVCQNCFSSYGSLREIYNNISSDQVGPGNESCGDSLLRSDRLMLVYQLYSNLKDLWGASSCERCITKGFQSLTNDTLYFMETLNQTNTCFQKYQQGNHTELCINCKSTYVDMNELYSRMEKNLTLCIDIEDAMNGTRKLWSKNFNCSLPREETVPVIAVSCFMLFLPIIFYLSSFLHSEQKKRKLIHPKRAKSYTSLMNIQDKRS encoded by the exons atgtctctttacagaagctgctcgttctgtgtcctgctgctgACACACGTCCTCTCCCTGGTGTCCGGGGACACAGTGAACCTCACCGCCGTGGAGCCAGCGGACCGGCCCGCCCTCCCCAGCTCCCCGGTGTTCAAGCCCGGTTCCCCGGGTTCCCTGGGTCTGCTCGCGTCCTTCCCGGAGGACCTGGAGATCAGCTCGTACTGCAGCGAGATGCTGCTCCTCTTCGGCCGGCGCTACGACACCTACGTGAACTGCCTGGTTCCGGCGTCCAGGCCCGTCCGGGTGTGTCAGAACTGTTTCTCCAGCTACGGCAGCCTGAGGGAGATCTACAACAACATCTCCTCGGACCag GTGGGTCCTGGTAACGAGAGCTGCGGCGACAGTCTTCTGCGCAGCGACCGGCTGATGCTGGTTTATCAGCTCTACAGCAACCTGAAGGACCTGTGGGGTGCATCCAGCTGCGAGC GCTGTATCACTAAGGGATTTCAGAGCCTGACGAACGACACGCTGTACTTCATGGAAACCCTCAACCAGACTAACACCTGTTTCCAGAAGTATCAACAG GGGAATCACACAGAGCTGTGCATAAACTGTAAGAGCACATACGTGGACATGAACGAGCTCTACAGCAGAATGGAGAAGAATCTGACTCTGTGTATCGACATAGAAGACGCG ATGAATGGGACACGCAAACTGTGGAGTAAGAATTTCAATTGTTCCTTGCCCCGCGAGGAGACGGTGCCTGTCATCGCTGTGTCCTGCTTCATGCTCTTTCTGCCCATCATCTTCTACTTGAGCAGCTTCCTTCACTCGGAACAAAAGAAACGCAAGCTCATACACC CCAAGAGAGCGAAGTCGTACACCAGCTTGATGAACATTCAGGACAAGCGGAGCTGA
- the drc1 gene encoding dynein regulatory complex protein 1, which produces MGTQRMISMQRDLTAAVTNIQTAADARESTRRKELQEARQIRLELLENNVRSSQHKAEEIFAVLSSAKEKVIPQELQEALTSQQNICTLVLEDKDKLINDLQKELKVSDDRFVKDLRRMAEELDLMKERMEDQIKTLTEAYREEMSGVESFCLQEIEVLVTKDKSEWEKHMKDLWDQELERLEQRKEKVVEYEAKIHRLMLDNMDKESIIKLEQDANFQALDIENQKMKASTMIMNLQQIKQKNNVEVHNFNLSQMYERISSLQVEIKKLVIKFSNQAKYLRDTSHHLKKDYKRILEQHERVQKKIKHFAVADAGKFKEMWRMVEAEIALLVEKALATDSEICVKHLGLDWDRPELPFRELPGPIWSKKQTNTDPRTQLAQTEQASQGSQGAEDTSDGASSEAESTAGDEEGIDAGLEEETLVAVSHLLCNATGLIQENILMLLTPLEEDVQMAMKLGCCLYALGLADKDFPKLAHFLLKYRQEQSEVSGADGSGELSESSDQEEALIINSNQVLIALKGFLQQHKGSRENLDQSQSSVLQTEPRDRTADRVYWESLSNIIPEDKVRLWEAAEESLQQHLVVLTEISELDTEKESLEQENTELRLLLQRSLNS; this is translated from the exons ATGGGTACTCAGAGGATGATCAGCATGCAGAGGGAtttaacagcagcagtgacCAACATCCAAACTGCTGCTGATGCCAGAGAGTCAACGCGAAGGAAGGAGCTGCAAGAAGCTCGACAAATTAG actggagttgctgGAAAATAATGTGAGGTCCAGTCAGCATAAAGCTGAGGAGATTTTTGCAGTGTTGTCGTCAGCGAAGGAGAAGGTGATCccacaggagctgcaggaagcaCTGACCAGCCAGCAGAATATATGCACTCTTGTATTAGAAGACAAGGATAAACTCATAAATGACCTGCAAAAG GAGCTGAAGGTTTCAGACGATCGCTTTGTGAAGGACTTGAGGAGAATGGCAGAGGAGCTGGACCTGAtgaaggagaggatggaggaccAGATCAAAACCCTGACCGAAGCCTACAGGGAGGAGATGTCCGGGGTTGAG AGCTTTTGTCTGCAGGAAATTGAAGTTTTAGTCACAAAAGACAAGTCTGAGTgggaaaaacacatgaaggatcTCTGGGACCAAGAG CTTGAGAGGTTGGAGCAGAGAAAGGAGAAAGTGGTGGAGTATGAAGCCAAAATTCACCGTCTGATGTTGGACAATATGGACAAGGAGAGCATCATCAAGCTAGAGCAGGATGCTAATTTTCAG GCTCTGGATATAGAGAATCAGAAGATGAAGGCCTCCACCATGATCATGAATCTCCAACAAATAAAGCAAAAGAATAACGTAGAAGTACACAATTTCAACCTGAGCCAGATGTATGAAAGGATCAGCAG tctgCAGGTGGAGATAAAAAAACTCGTCATCAAATTCTCGAATCAGGCGAAGTACTTACGTGACACGAGCCATCATTTGAAAAAAGACTACAAACGCATCCTCGAGCAGCATGAACGAGTACAGAAGAAAATCAA acactttgcaGTCGCTGATGCCGGGAAGTTTAAAGAGATGTGGCGCATGGTGGAAGCAGAGATTGCCCTACTAGTGGAAAAGGCTTTGGCCACCGACTCGGAGATCTGTGTGAAGCATCTGGGCCTAGACTGGGATCGACCTGAGCTGCCCTTCAGAGAGCTCCCTGGGCCCATCTGGTCTaagaaacaaaccaacacagaccCACGCACCCAGCTGGCTCAAACCGAGCAGGCCTCACAGGGCAGCCAGGGGGCGGAGGACACGTCGGACGGGGCGAGCTCGGAGGCTGAGAGCACGGCCGGGGACGAGGAAGGGATCGATGCTGGGTTGGAAGAGGAGACGCTGGTGGCAGTGAGCCACCTGCTGTGCAATGCAACG GGTCTGATTCAGGAGAAcatcctgatgctgctgacTCCCCTGGAGGAGGACGTACAGATGGCTATGAAGCTGGGCTGCTGCCTCTAT gccttGGGACTCGCTGATAAGGATTTTCCCAAGTTGGCTCATTTCCTCTTAAAGTACAGACAAGAGCAGAGCGAGGTGAGCGGTGCA GATGGTAGTGGTGAGCTGAGTGAATCCAGTGACCAGGAGGAGGCGCTCATCATCAATTCTAACCAAGTCCTGATTGCTCTTAAAGGtttcctccagcagcacaaggGGTCcag GGAGAACTTAGACCAATCACAGTCCAGTGTTCTGCAAACAGAACCCAGGGACCGTACAGCGGACAGAGTTTACTGGGAAAGTTTGAGCAACATCATCCCTGAGGACAAAGTCAGACTCTGGGAGGCGGCAGAGGAGTCGCTACAGCAGCACct GGTGGTGCTCACGGAGATTTCTGAGCTTGACACTGAGAAAGAGAGTCTGGAGCAGGAGAACACggagctgcggctgctgctgcaacgATCCCTCAACTCAtga